The genomic interval CGAACCAGTCGCCAAAGCGATGGTCGAAAGTTCCGGAGAATACTTTTAGTTTCTCTGCTGCTGCCCAGTGTTCGGGGAGCATTGGGGGTCTGTACCAAGCTCCGATGACTGCTGCGTCCGCTGTTTCTAGTTGGGAATAAAAATCTTCTAAAACAGTAGCTACTTCATCAGTAGGCTCTAGAAACGGATTAGCACTCGACTTCTTCGATTTGAAAACATCATCAACTTTACCGGCGGCACCCGATATGTGATTAATTTGAAGGCCTGTAGGTAAGCATAGAAACTCTACTTCTCCGTGTTCACGTAGTAGATTGCAACCTTCTGTATGAAAATCCCAAGCAACATGATCATCATGAACTAACACAACGAATCGCACGATATTTATCCCCCTAGGTATGTAAGGATTTGCTTACTTAGTGTACCTGACTAAGAATAACTTCTTTCTGCTGGTAATTCCTTCCGCTAACTAAAAACAAGAGCGAAACAAACTCATGATTAATCCCAATTTCGCGATTAAAAACATCATAATCGATTGAACAATAGCCTGAGAATTAGGAGAGAATACTCTAGATTCAATGTAAGCCTATAAATCACTTTCCCACTCAAAGCTTGATTCAGTCCAATGACGGGTTAAACCTTTGGAGGCGCAGGGCGTTAAAAATTACGAATAAACTTGAAAGTCCCATTGCGCTAGCAGCCAGAATGGGTGAGAGAAGAATCCCAAATGTTGGGTATAGAGCTCCCGCAGCTACGGGGATTAGGACGATGTTATAAATGAAGGCCCAGAAAAGATTTTGTCGGATATTTCTAAGTGTAGCGGTTGATAGAGCAATGGCCTTAGGGATTACTCTAAGGTCACTTGCCATAATGATTACGTCGGCAGATTCAATAGCAATGTCAGTACCGGTACCGATAGCAAGGCCAACGTCTGCTTGAGCTAAAGCAGGTGCGTCGTTAATCCCGTCACCAACAAACACCACCTTTTGTCCATCAGCCTGTAGTTGTTTAACAACCTCGACCTTGGTATCTGGTAGGGCTTCAGCTATAATTTTGTCGATACCTAGCGAATTGCCAATAGCTAGAGCGGTCCTGCGGGTGTCACCGGTTACTACGGCAACCTGAAGGCCCAGATCTTGTAGCTGCTTTATCGCTGTTGAGGCAGAGATCTTGATTCGGTCTGATACTGCGATTATGGCAGAAGCTTTGTTTTCAACTGAATAATAAAGCGGGGTCTTGCCTTCGCAAGATAGCTGTTCTAATTCAGCAGAGAAACTCGAAATATTGATCCCCAGGTTTGTCATATACCGCTCTGTGCCTACCTGGACTTTGGTGCCTTCGACCTCTCCTGTAACACCAAATCCCGGTAGGGCTTCGAAATTCCGAACAGTAGGAATTTTAATCCCTTCTTCATCAGCAATACGAGTGATTGCTTTTGCAATGGGGTGTTCTGAGAGCGCTTCAACAGCAGCTAATGACCGAAGTACGTCTTTTCTTTCTAACCCTGAGCTTAGTATCAGGTCGGTAAGTTCTGGTTGGCCTGTAGTAAGAGTGCCAGTCTTGTCTAGCGCTAGAATAGATGCCTCTTGAAGTTTCTGTAGGGCATCACCCCCGCGGAATACTACGCCTAGCTCTGCTGCTTTTCCAGTTCCAACCAAGATCGAAGTGGGGGTAGCGAGTCCCATGGCGCAAGGGCAAGCGATTATCAGAACTGCTACCGTGTTGACCAGGGCGAAAGATAGAGTAGGTTCAGGTCCCAATGCTATCCAAAGAACAAATGTCACAGCCGCTATGACTAACACAGCAGGTACGAAAAGACCTACATAGCGATCTACTATTGCTTGGATTCGGGGCTTCTCATCCTGTGCTTCCTCGACCATTCTAATGATTCTCGCGAGGACACTTTCCGAGCCAAGGGTAGTAGCACGATAACGGAATGATCCGGTTTGATTGATAGTTCCACCAGTAACGTTGACGCCTTTGTCCTTTAGGGTGGGTAAAGGTTCACCAGTAACCATGGATTCGTCAACATACGACGAACCTTCAAGCACAGTACCGTCAGCAGGAATTTTATCGCCCGGGCGAATCACGATCTCGTCTCCGGTAACTAATTCATCAACTCTAATCTTTTGCTCAGTTCCGAAACGGATGATGTTAGCTGTTTTTGGCCTGAGGTTTAAGAGCTTCCTGATTGTATTGGTGCTTCGTCCTTTGGCAGTAGCCTCAAGGTACTTTCCGACTAAAACAAGCGTGACTATAGCAGCGGAGGTTTCGAAGTACACCTCAACTGTTCTGGTGGGTAGAACATTCGGAAAAAAAGTTGCTATGAGGGAGTAACCGTAGGCGGTCGAGGTGCCAATCATTATTAGGCTGTTCATGTCGGGGCTTAGTTGACGGAGACTTTCCCAGCCAGGCCGATAAAAGCGGCGAGCTGGTCCAAATTGAACAAGACTGGCTAAGACAAACGAAACAAGGTTGATAGTCCGTTCAGAGGTCCAGGTATCCAGCCACTCGAATAGGCTAGGAATAGCCATGGGTAACATTGAGAGGAGTAATAATGGCGTGGTGAAAGCGATTGCCACAATAAGGTCTCGACGGATCAGGCGCAACTCTCTTTCTCGGACAGTCTCCGATTGCTCTGTGAAGGCTTGACCAGAGGTTTCTTTTAATACTTTGTATCCCGCATCGTGGATTGCGGCCTTGAAAATATTAGGATTTGTCGCTGTCGGGGCGTAGTGGACTGTCGCCCGGTCTGTGGCTAGATTGGCAGTAGCGTCAACAACACCCTCAACCCGTTTTAGAGCACGTTCAATTCGGGTGGTGCAGTTGGCGCAGGTCATCCCCTGGACGAGGAAACGCACAGTCCTGGTGGGTTTCCTGTCGATTGTAGATTCCCTGGCGCGATTCGAAATCGTCATGTTCCCATTTTGTTTAACCCTTGTACTTAAGGGCTTCCATAAGCTCGTCGACGATGTGATTAGTGTCACCACGCTGGCCAGCTGTGACGACGTGTTCTTGTATATGGGAGCGTAATACGCTATCACTTGTTTTGGTCAAGGCCCCCTGTACACCTTTGATTTGCTTCAGTACGTCGACACAGTAGACGTTGGGATCCTCGAGCATTCGCATTACACCCTCAAGATGGCCCCTAGCATTCCTAAGCCTTTGGGCGGCATCAGTCCTCACGCTCGGGTCCAGGTGTAGGCAGGGATGGACAGGCATAGGCGAACTATCAGAAGTTGCTTGGTCATCCTTGTTTAACTGTGTCACGCCTTAACTAGATCCTGAGGAGGCCTGGTAACCTTCCTCTTGAACCGCTTGGATGAGTGCATCGAGATTGGCTGTTCCTTCGACATCTGCTGAACCGCGTTCTAGATGAACGTTGACTAACGAAACGCCGGTAACAGATTCTAAAGCTGTTTTTACAGCGCCCTTACAGTGTTCGCAGGTCATGCCTTGGATAACTAGATTAATCATCTTTCATTCCTCCCTAGCCTTACTGACCCCGCCCCCCTGGGGGGGCGGGGTCGTAGTTCTTTCAGTTTACAACGTAAACCCCCGGAAAATGAACTCTATAACATAGTGGATTAATGGAAGAAAGCGTAAAAACCCGTCTCCGACAGAGTTCTCCTTGCTTCTGCATGGGTCCGACTATCCTAATTCCTATCCAACGACGCATTCTTTCTGTTATCTAAACCGTATAGCTCACTTGAGCTCATTCCTGCTTCACGAAACTACTAGTTATCGTTCTGAGTGTAGATACCTTCAGTAATTGATTTATTGCTGTGCTCTATCTCTTCCACTATTACTAGGGAGTCAAACCCCCTTCTTTTCAAGTGCCAAAAATGCCATGCGGCGAAACTAATGGAACGTTATTCGGTTAATGCCCACATCTTTGTCCAACTTCGTTTATCATGGGTCGTCCTTTCTATTGGTACGAAGGGACTTTTTTAACTCGGGAGTGGCCCTATCCGTTCCTCCCGAGTTTCTTTTATTGCGAGGTACTGGTTAACTCAACAGATCCCCAAAAGTGTGTGCCATGTGTCACCCCTCTGTTCCTTATTTCTCTACCATGCATTGCATTGAGGTAATGGTTACATTTACTTTGTGTGCGGGCTCCTTGTGTCTACTCAGTTTTGGTTCGAATATGGATAGCGATGTAGGCGGATGACCATCCAAGGCCACTTCTCCATAGCTATACCTGCCTACATCACCAAGCCCCCTTTGGCGCAGATGCAGCTGTAAAGCTGCATCTGCGCCTTTTGTCTACCCGTAATAAGTGGCAGTGTAGCGATTCTCAGACCGCCAAGATTATAGGAAGAATAAGGTGGACCCAGAGAAGATCGCTTTGTTGGAGGCGGTTCGTGATTGGGTTCGGGATGCTAGAGGCTGACCACTCACCCCAACAACTAACCTACAGAATTGAGTCAAAAGTTTATTGCTAACGGGTGTCATTTGGGGGTGTATCAGGACGAGAGAAAATGCTAGAAATACTGTCCTGGTAGGTGCTGACAGGAGCCTAGAAGAACACGGTGATCTACTAACACTTAGTTCTCATTTTGTATCTTGTGATTAGTAACCGGTAAATTGTTTCGGTGGCTGTGATGATCTATTCAGGGTATTTGTTTGGATCTCGGATCTGAAGGACAGTTCCTCTTCGCAATCGACGTAAGGTAGTGATTCTAGATTGAGAGGTACGTCTAGTGAGCTTATTGCTCTACGTGTAGCCACCGCCCTTGCATGTCGTTATCTCGCTTTAACTTTCTAAAGTGGTCGTCTCGAATTTGTTTGAGTTTTTTCCAATTGAGGATTTCTTTCTCGGGGTTGGCAGGACTTCGCAGTACGAAGTCAGCTTCAGGAGGGAAGCAGGCTATCTCTACCTCGGGACCGTCCGAATTGGTCTCAAGCTGAGCCGTGTCAACGTTGTTGGGAACATCTGGACTTTGGTAACGAAGATCAATACTCCAACGCATTTGGTCCGAGTGATTCTCAAATGAAGCGTGAGGCGTGAGGTTTGTTAGGAACAGCACACCACCTTTTTCCACCGGTATAGCCCGTGGCTGACTTCCTGCGGGTAGGTCCTTTTCGGGAATTACCAGATAGCCGCCAGGTCCCCCTCTGCGGTGTTCAAAAATTCCAAGGTCGTGAGTTTGTGGAATCACGTGTAGACAACCGTTCTCTTCATCTGCGTCAACTAGAGGAATCCAGCAAGTGATGATGAATTCCTGATCGCAATGGCTCAAAAAATAACCACTGTCCTGGTGCCACGGAACTTCGCCACTTTCAAGTCCCGGTGCTTTCGGTCGTACGCGGTAGACACTGGATCCGATTATTTCGGGACCCACTATTGAAGTTACGGCATCCAGAAGTCCGGGATGGGACATCAGGTCAAACATGGCTGGTCCCATGTGCCATCCCCCACCGACATCTCCATGCATGCGTTTAATCAGCTCTTTTGCTGCTTCGGGATGATCTAAGGCAATTCTCGCTAGTTGTTTGTCGAAATTTGCCGAGGAGTAAGCATCAGAGATTATTCCTTCAGCGTAGAGTTGATCTGCAAGGTAGGAGACGGTTTCATTGAGCTCATCACGTATAGCTTCGATTGTGACTGAATCTATAAGGCCTGGAGTTACCACGAATCCCTCGTGTCGCAACTGTTGTAACTGGCTAGAACTTAAACCTGATGGGTTAGCCATCTGTTTTTTCTCCATAGAGATACCTTTAACGGTAGTTAGCCCATGTTATCTGATCTAGGGTGATAAGAAAAAATCATATTGTCGTGGAATAGTGGATCGAATTGGTAGAAAAGTTGACCACTAGCCCGGGGTGCTTCAATTGTCGCAACTATGGTGCTTCCCGGTTGCACGGGACGGCCATGTAGGTACGTCTCATCCACCCACCAAGTTCCCTCTGGGGTATACAGCGTCCCCGTTTGGGGGTGTAGCGCCAGGAATGGTGACCAGATTGGGGTTGGTGGGATAATATCGCCACCATTAGAGGGATTTCTCAGGAAGCCGGGATAGCTAAGATCAGCAAAATTTGCCTGATCTGGGTGACCTGTCAGTGTGCAATCAGGTATTTTTGCCACGCCAAACGCCTCAGCATCAAGGCTAATTTTGACGCCGTCCAGACCATCCTCATCCCGGAGGGGGTCGCCCGCGGGAATTTCATTACCAGCCCGGACTTTATCCGGTGGGTTGAACCGGAAGTAACCGCTCACATTGCGGAATAAGTACCCCTGATGGGTTTGGCCAAATTGATCCGTAAAAGGGCGTAAGTGAAGCTGGTCTCGATTGCGAGGAAACACCCCAGCTTGCGAAGCTATTCCCAAGTGGGGGACATAACCCCAACCTGTCCGCCACTGCATCTCTGCAACTTTAGGAGCGCCATAGGTAGGCTTGGGACTGAACTTTTCGAAACTAAAAATACCGTTGCCGAATGCCCCTTCATTCTCTTCTGTCAGGCGGGGTCCAAAATCTACGTTCCGGTAGTAGTGGACGTGCCGATCAAAGTTGATAACTTTAACCCGCATTAGCCCTCCTTGTTCCCAATCACGGACTACCCCACCCAGGCCTTCGGAGCCAAACTGAGCATAGGGAGTATCACCGTAAATCTCATTATTCATGTAAGCAAGAACCATGTCGTAAGGACCAAAGTTACCCTCTTTGAGGCCGTCCTCTTTCCTTAGGACATCCCAAGCTTCAGGTGGGAGTTGGCGTTGATCTGAGGCTAGTGAAACCCACTCCCGATAAGTACCAAGTGGACCTTCATTTGAGTTGGTCATCATGGCAATAATTTTGTCACCCGAAGCACCCTGAAGGGCAGCTTCGGCAACGTGGTACATTTTTTTCTCTGGCGACTCTTCAGCTATATTCTGTAGTGTTAACCCCTCAAGCATTCGGGTGGCAAACGAGTGTCCGGCAGGGTTAAGAGTTCCATCTTCATCAATCTCTACGATTGGTTGTAAGAACTGTACTCTGGGCGGATGTACCCCCCATCCCCATGTGTACATACCGCGGAAATGCAACACACTAGGGTAGTTGATAGTTAATTGAGACAGCGTTCCACTAGGTATGGAAGTAAACGTACTATCTAGTCCGTGGAAAATCCGACCAAAGCCGTCATTAGTTATGGTGCTGGGCGCTAAGTCCTCCTGAACCAAAGAGTAAACACGCCAAGTAATGCGGAATTCGTCGTAAGGATGGACCTCCGCTGGGATCCTTAGTAAATAAGTATCCGAATCAAAATTATGACCGTACCAGAACATATTGATAGTTGCATGCCAAACCTTATGGCGCTGTCCATCTATAACACTGATTACAGTCTCACCAGTGTCGGTCAACCGCTTAGTCTTATATTCGTCTGCAACGTGGTCGCTATTGAGTTTTCCAGGATTAATGTTAAGTAGGCCGAAACCGTCATACACTCGACCTTCAGTGGTACCCAGAAGGATATTTTTTATTTCCCGAGCGGCTAGTTCTATTGGCGATCGGTAGTCCCCACTTTCTCGAGCGGAGCGATGCAGAAGGCCAAGTGCTATCTCCAGATCACGATGAGGGTCGCGTTTTTTCTTAATGCGGTGACCAAGCAGGCTGGTAGCCCCATCAAGAAGCTCGATATCAACGTTACCAACATGGAGGTTGGGCTGGCCGTAAAGAGCCGGACACGTATTTGGGATTCGTACATCGCGACCCAGCTTCGCACTAAGGACAGGGTCCTGCGAATTAGGGAAGACGGCACTCAGGTTCGATTGGGAGGGGGATTCTTGGGCAAACGCTTGGCCGGTGCCAGGGATACTTAAGTCGCTTAGAGCAATACCAGCTGCAGCTACGCCAAATTTCTTGAGAAGTTCACGCCTGGTTAAAGTCTTCTTGCTGTCGTTCACCTTGCACCTCCATTTCGTTACCTTTCTTTCCGTAGTTTAGTGTGTTAGCGGCGTTTCTGATGCGTGAGTAGTTCCTCTGCAGTCAGGCAAAGGTATCAAGGTATCACTACTGTCTTGTGGTAAGACTCGTAGGATTCCCCACTGCCCAGCTTTCTGATACGGTAGGCGGTGGTTACCCCACTGGTAATCTCCGGGTCGCTCCGCTGGTCCCCCTGTCCGGTCAAGCTCGATGTTAAGAACCCCAGTGGAAGGTAGATGTCTAGAACTGAGTACGTCTGAGCCGGGAAGACTTGGCATGTGTTCCCATTGATGACCCTCTACCGCAAACACTTGGTTCTGTTCACTAAATCCACTTAACACTCGGAAGCGGACAGGTTCCCCCGCATAAGTCTCAAAAACATTCGTATTAGGGTCACCAAAGACTTCGCTATTAAACAGTGTTCTTGAATGGTCTAACAACTCAGGGGGAATTTGGTCACCGTCTAAAGCGATCCCAAACTCCGCAAGTCGGAGATTTAGCGGTTCCAATCGGTAGTTGACAGCCACTAGCCGGTTTACTTCTTCGTCATATGGCATTACGAACAGTCCGATGTCTGGGTCGCTATCGTGGAACAAAGTAACGAACTCCCGGAAGTCCGGGTTGTCTGGGTGGGCTATGACAGCTGCGATTCCGCTCTCCACCGGTTCACCTGTGACAGGGTCCAGGTAGGTTGATCCGGCAGGTTCTACAATGAGTGCTCCATAAAGGCCCTTTCTGGGGTTACGGAAAAGGTTGCCGAAGTCACGAATAAGGATTGCTCCCAACTCACTTTCAACGTAATACCGGTAAGAAATGCTTTCCCCAGGTTCAGCTGTCTGTTTGGGGTTGAAGCCGACATTAATACCTAGGGACCCGAGAGGGTCAAGGGTCGGACTGTCCAAATGAAGGGAGGCTGAAGAGTCTTCTAAACGATTAGTAAATTGAATATTGATGCAATCTCCAGCGTTGGCGCGAACAACAAGGGGATCAGGTTTCTGAGCGCCCGATAAGACGGCTTCTATGTCTTTATCCAGTACATAGATGCGACCGTTACGGAGGATCATTCCGGCGGCACGATTGATGACTAATGATGTATCAATAGCTGAGATTTCGAAAAATCGGGTCGGAGCGTCTGTTGGGCATGGGTCACCAGGGTCAGCTGCTTCTGGGGGTAGGGCACCTGTGAAGGTAAGTTGTGGAAAACCTAGTGGGCAGCCATCGTGCTCACTTATGCCATGTTGTCCATCAGCTGGGCAGGCGTCAGGTGGTGTACGACCGGGTAGAGGTTGAAGGTCCTCTTGCAAAGTATTGTGTACCCTGAGAATCCCCCAACTGCCTTCCCTAAAGTGCCGTTCAGCACCGTTATAGTAGAGGTAGTCACCTGGGGATTGGGCGCCTCCACCAGCAGCTTCTACATAGGCGTTAAAACGTTCGGAGATACCGACACCAAATACGGTGGCGCTTGGTGAATCAGGTTGGAATCGCTCGAGTCGGAAACGGTGTCCTGTGATGTGGAACGGATGAACTTCTTCAGTGGCTGTTGTGAGCATTCGAAACATGAGTGGGTCCCCAGTGTAAGCACGGAGGACTGGTGTAAAAGGGTCGCCGTGAGTGACACTACTAAGTGCGAGGTCAGGGCGGCCACGCCCACGGTTCGTCTCAGCGAAAAGAGGCTCAGCTCGGAGGTTAAACGAGCTCCCCGTGAGCGGATTGTTGTCATTCATGAACAATACGTACTCGCGGAAGCTACCTTCAAGTCCCGGTAGGACTTTTCCTTCAACTCGGATATCTGCGATTGTGCCACTGCGAATTTCATTGCCTGTAACTGGATCGTGATAACTTGCGCCTCTCGGTTCAGCTATTAGCGCTCCAAACAGGCCATGTCCCCACCGTTTCAGTGCATCGACGTGGTCATGAAAGTAGATTGCGCCGTTCTGCCGCGCTACATACCACCGATAGCGAACAAACTCAACGCTTATCTGTTCTCCTGCTGCATGTGAGTTCTTGAGGGGCTGCTCGAAAGTAATCTGGTTACCATCAATTTTGGCAATGACCGCGGTCTCGAAGATTTCTGTTGATTGATCAATCCCAACAGCGACCGCTGAGCCAATGTGAAACCTGGATGCGTCGAGGACCGTTATTCCGTATGATCCGGAGGGAACTTCGTTAGTTAAAGGAGTGCTCATTCCTTTGTCAGTAAAGGGTCGAGGTGACTGTTCGTACGAAGCACCGCTAATAACACCGTCTGAAGCTTGTACATCAAATTGGACAAAGTGGATGTGGATATTAGTTTTAGATAGCTCGGCTGCTTCACCTGTCTCTTCAAGCTCATTGACTAGAATGATGTCTAGGCAATCACCTTGATTAGCGCGGAAAGCTAAAGGAGTTTTGTAGTTGGGATCCTCGCGAGCCTGCTGCTCATGTTCTTGTAGAACGAAGATCATGCCGTCAGGATCGGTTAGGTCTTTGGTTACTGGTATGGAAGTTTGGATTGCATGGATCTTGTAGAGGCGTTGTGGGCTACCGGTAGGGCAGAGGCTGGTAGGGCCGTTAGCGCCGGGTAATGCTGGTTCACCTCGGTCTTGCCCAGTTGGTTCTAGGAAAGGAGCCGGCCCGTGATGTGGTGCGAAGGGCGGGCGTTTACCTAAATGAGGCCTGAGGAATGGCCAGGCTAGCTGGGCGGTTTCTGGATCAAATAATAATGGAAGCCTCTCGCCCGGTACAAGAGCCGAAAAATTCGGCCAACGGTGTGACGTTTCAGGTTCGTTAAGGTACTCCGTCCCATCTCGACTCCAGTCCATCACTGCTGCATCAAGCAGGTTCAGGCTCCGGCCCGGAGGTGGCAGTTGAGTTTCGACAATTGTCGCAAGATTATCTTCATCAACCACAGATTGGTTACCAGCAAAGGTGACTGTCTTGCCGATCAGGTCGCTGGAAGTGACTGCTCCGTCCACGTGTCCCTTACGGTCGGGTAGTTCTACCACCACAGCTAGCTCGTCAGTTTTATTATCTTCAGATTGCAACGTGTTGTACACGCGCCAGAAATGCCACATTCCAGAAATGTAATGGGAGGCAACGTGGCAGTGGAATAAATAGTCACCGACTGCTTGTTGGCAACCACCACTACCACAAGCTATCTCAAGTTCATAAGTCTCTGATGGTCCAATGGTCTGAGCATCATTACCAGCGCTCGGCATGCTACCCTCAAAGATCTTTTTCAGGCCAGCGTCAATAGGTGTGTAATCGGTTGCTCCGTCTTTACCGACGTCTGCTTGGCGTTGCCACTGTATTCCACCTCCGTGAAGGTGTGGAACGTGGAAGGTTTCACTTCCTCCATGCACTAGGCGGAATTTGGTTGGATCGCCCAGGTAAGATTGAGGTACGGGCATAGCGGGGTCGCCAAAAGCATAGGAGCCATAAGCCTGTGACTCATCAGCGAAGCCGAAGATGTCTTCAGCTGTGCCTAGTCGGCGGAAAAACGATTCACTACGATAATTGATGGCTCGACCGTTGGGCTTATATGAGTGGGCTACCGGATCAATATTAGGATTTGGAATTCCATTTGCGTCGACTGCTGAGAACATCGCGTTACCGATCTCGTGATAGAACATTGCGAATTCGCGAAAGTCAGCTGAACCATCCCCAGGAGAGATTATTGCGTCCCAGGAGTTAAGACAGCTTTCGACTCCAGACTCTATGCGGCAAAGCGATCTCCCGGTACGAGGGTCTA from Trueperaceae bacterium carries:
- a CDS encoding copper-translocating P-type ATPase, translated to MTISNRARESTIDRKPTRTVRFLVQGMTCANCTTRIERALKRVEGVVDATANLATDRATVHYAPTATNPNIFKAAIHDAGYKVLKETSGQAFTEQSETVRERELRLIRRDLIVAIAFTTPLLLLSMLPMAIPSLFEWLDTWTSERTINLVSFVLASLVQFGPARRFYRPGWESLRQLSPDMNSLIMIGTSTAYGYSLIATFFPNVLPTRTVEVYFETSAAIVTLVLVGKYLEATAKGRSTNTIRKLLNLRPKTANIIRFGTEQKIRVDELVTGDEIVIRPGDKIPADGTVLEGSSYVDESMVTGEPLPTLKDKGVNVTGGTINQTGSFRYRATTLGSESVLARIIRMVEEAQDEKPRIQAIVDRYVGLFVPAVLVIAAVTFVLWIALGPEPTLSFALVNTVAVLIIACPCAMGLATPTSILVGTGKAAELGVVFRGGDALQKLQEASILALDKTGTLTTGQPELTDLILSSGLERKDVLRSLAAVEALSEHPIAKAITRIADEEGIKIPTVRNFEALPGFGVTGEVEGTKVQVGTERYMTNLGINISSFSAELEQLSCEGKTPLYYSVENKASAIIAVSDRIKISASTAIKQLQDLGLQVAVVTGDTRRTALAIGNSLGIDKIIAEALPDTKVEVVKQLQADGQKVVFVGDGINDAPALAQADVGLAIGTGTDIAIESADVIIMASDLRVIPKAIALSTATLRNIRQNLFWAFIYNIVLIPVAAGALYPTFGILLSPILAASAMGLSSLFVIFNALRLQRFNPSLD
- a CDS encoding heavy metal-binding protein, producing the protein MINLVIQGMTCEHCKGAVKTALESVTGVSLVNVHLERGSADVEGTANLDALIQAVQEEGYQASSGSS